One Streptomyces sp. CG4 genomic window, GGGTCCCGGCCAGGTAGGCCTGGATGTCCTCCACCGCCTGGCGGTAGTACGTCGTGTAGTTGGCGTGCGAGACGTAGCCGAGATGCGGGGTGGCGAGGAGGCGGGGGGCGGTGCGCATCGGGTGGTCGGCGGGCAGCGGCTCGATGTCGAAGACGTCCACCCCGGCGCCCGCGATCCGGCCCGCGTGCAGCGCGGCCAGCAGGGCGTCCTGGTCGACGACCGACGCCCGGGAGGTGTTGATCAGGTAGGCGGTCGGTTTCATCAGGGACAGCTCGGCGGCGCCGATGAGGCCGCGGGTGCCGTCGCCCCCGGGCACCTGGACGGTGACGAAGTCGCCGGTGGCCAGCAAATCCTCCTTGGACCCCGCCAGTTCGACACCGTGTTCCGCGGCGCGCTCCTTGGTCAGGCGCGGGCTCCACGCACTCACCCGCATGCCGAAGGCGAGCCCGACCCGGGCCACGTGGCCGCCGATCCTGCCGAGGCCGAGCACCCCCAGCCGCGCGCCGTGCAGATCGGCGCCCACGGTGGACTGCCAGGGGCCGTTCGCGCGCAACGCGGTGCTCTCCTCGACGAGCCCGCGCGCGAGGCCGAGCAGCAGCGCCCAGGTCAGCTCGGCGGGCGGGATGCCCGAGCTCTGCGTACCGCACACGGTGACGCCGTGCGCCTTCGCCGCGGCGTAGTCGATGACGGTGTTGCGCATGCCGGAGGCGATGAGCAGCTTCAGCCGGGGCAGCCGGGCGAACAGCGAGCCGGGGAAGGGGACGCGTTCGCGCAGCGTGACGACGATGTCGCAGCCGGCGAGAGCCGCGACCAGGGCGTCCTCGCCGTCCAGGTGCTCCCGCAGCGAGAAGACCTCCACCGTGTCCTCGAGTACCGACCAGTCGGCCAACTCGGTGGCCACACCCTGGAAGTCGTCCAGCACCGCACAGCGAAGTCGCACGTCGTCTCTCCTGCCGAGTACCTGTCACCTCTCACGGACGGGGGCCAGTCTGCCCCGGGCAGCAAAAAGCCCTCCCGGAGGGGGAGGGCTGGGCACGGGCGCCCCCGGCAGGACTCGAACCTGCGGCCAAGCGCTTAGAAGGCGCCTGCTCTATCCACTGAGCTACGGGGGCCTGGTGTGGTGGCCTCGTGCGGATGCCCTGGTCGGGCTGATCCGTGACGTGACCCGGGGACAAGGATAGGGCTCCCGGTTCCTTGACCCCGCTGCTTCGCCTCCGTGGCTCGATGTGGAGGTTCGGTGAAGCGGTCCTGATAATCGCAGGCAGGTGCGATTCGTGCATCGCTTTTGGCGTCCGACGCCCCGGGTGTTGTGCACTCGTTATGCCTGGACTGTGCCCGTGTCCCAATGGTTCCTTCCGTCCGTTCCGTCCTCTCGGCACGCAGACATGTCTATATGCTTCAGAATTCCCCTAAAATTGGGCATTCTTCGCATGTGGTGACCTTGGACGTACGGCCTCAGCTGCTCGACACACTTTCCGCTCTGCGCGATCGTGTCGCCGCCACACGCTTTCCGCTGCCCCTGCCCGGGGCCGCACGCGCGCGTGCCAACCGCGACGAACTCCTCGCGCAGCTCGACGACTATCTCGTACCCCGCCTGCGAGAGCCCGAGGCGCCGCTGCTGGCCGTCGTCGGGGGATCCACCGGCGCGGGCAAGTCGACGCTGGTCAACTCCCTCGTCGGGCGGCGGGTGAGCGAGGCGGGCGTGCTGCGGCCGACGACCCGGACGCCGGTCCTCGTCTGTCATCCGGAGGACCACCACTGGTTCAGCACCATGCGCGTGCTGCCGGAGCTGACCCGGGTGTGGGCGGCTCAGCAGGACCCTGTCGACGATCTGCTGCTGCCCGCCCGCGAGGAGCCCATGCGCGTGCTGCGCATCGAGACCGCCGAGACCCTCCCGCGCGGGCTCGCCCTCCTCGACGCGCCCGACATCGACTCGCTGATCGCCGACAATCGTGTCCTCGCCGCCGAGCTGATCTGCGCCGCCGACATCTGGATCATGGTCACGACGGCGACCCGCTACGCCGACGCCGTCCCCTGGCATCTGCTGCGCACCGCCAAGGAGTACGACGCCACCCTCGTCACCGTGCTGGACCGGGTGCCTCACCAGGTCGTCTCCGAGGTCTCCCGGCAGTACGGCGCCCTGCTCACCAAGGCCGGACTCGGTGACGTACCCCGCTTCACGGTGCCCGAGCTGCCCGAGTCCGCGTGGGGCGCCGGACTGCTGCCCGCCACCGCCGTGGCGCCCCTGAAGAACTGGCTCGTCCACCACGCCCAGGACCCCGCCGCCCGGCAGCACGTCATGGCCCGTACCGCCTACGGCCTCCTCGACTCGCTCCAGTCGCGCATGCCCGAGCTGGCCAGCGCGGCCGCCGCCCAGTACGCGGCCGCCCTCCGGCTCACCTCCGCCGTGGACGCCGCCTACGACACCGAGCACGCGCGCGTACGCGGCCGCCTGCAGTCCGGTGCCGTGCTCGCCGGGGACGCGCTCAAGCGCTGGCGGGCCTTCCCGCTGGACTGCACCCCCGCCGAACTCCTCGACGCGCTCGTGGAGAGCCTGGGCGCCCTGCTGCTGTGCTCCGTCACGGCCGCGGACGAGCGCATCGACGAGGCATGGCGGCACGAGCCCGCGGCAGGCGCCCCGGGCCTCGCCGAGCGCGGCCTCTCCGTGGAGACCGCCGAGCACCGCATCGGCCTCGCCGTACGGCGCTGGCGGCGCGAGTTGGAGGAGTACGCCGAGGACGAGGTGCGGGTGCTGGAGCGTACCTCCGCACCCGACCCCGAGATCGTCGCCTCCGTCGTCGCCACCGCGCTGCTGGGCGGGCGCCGGGCGCGCAACGCGGGCGAGGGGCTCGCCTCCCGGATGGGCGCCCAGGGCGCGCTGCGGCTGCGCGAGCGGGCGGGGCGCCTGCTGACCGAGTACGTGGACCGTGTCATGAACGCCGAACGCGAGCGGCGCCTCGCCGCGCTGGAGTCCCTTGACGTCCAGCCCGCGCCGCAGGCCGAACTCATCGCCGCGCTGTCCGTACTGCAGAAGGAGAGGTGACCGGTGACGGCCGCCACTGATCAGGACCACATGGAGCACACCGACCACATGGCGCCTACTGAGCACAGCGGTCACATGAATTCCGAGGTCGTGAACCCCGGAGAGCGTGGCGACCTTCTCGGGGAGCTGGTGCCCCCGGGCCCGGGAGCTCCCGGCGACACCGCCGTCGAGGCACCCGGCACCGCAGCCGCCTCCGCCGTACCTGAAGACCGGACCGAGGCTCCGGGCCTGGACTCCGCACCGGCCGCCTCGGCGGCGGACGCGGTCGAGAACTGGGCCGAGGCCGAGGCCGAGGCCGAGGGGGAGGACGCCGAAGACGATCAACGCGATCAACGCGATCAACGCGATCACCGCGGCCGCCGCGACGGACGCGATGGACGTGACGGACGTGACGGACGTGATGCGAGCGACGCCGAGGCCGCGGGTATGGACCCGCAGCGGCGGTGGCACGCGCGCGGGGTGTCGCGTGGGGCGTCGCGCGGGGCGCAGGAGGACGCGGCCGCAGAGCCGCAGATCCGCGGGCCGTTGGCGGGATCACCTCGGGAGCGGGACGCGCGCGTGACGGACCAGGACATGGGTCGGGCGGCCGCGCCCGCCCTCGGCAGGAGCGCCGACGCGGCAGGCGGCCGAGGTTTCCGCCCGCCGCACCGCACGCCCCGGCAACCCGGCCCCAGCGACGCGGCGCCCCTCCGGCGCAGATCCGAGGCCGTCACCGACACCGACAGTGGCGTCGGCTCCGGCGCCGACTCCAGCTCCAGCCCCAGCTCCGACTCCGGCTCCGAGTCTGCGGAGACCTGGGACGACGGCCTGATCGCCCGCCGCATCACGGACGCCGGAGCCGCCGCGCTCGCCGCCGAACGCGAGACCGACACCCGGGGCCAGGGCAGCAACCCCCCGCCTCCACTGGCGTACGACGGTCCGTTGCGCTCCCGCCTCGACGCCCTGCGCGAACTCGTCGGCCTCTCCCGCGCCCGGCTGGACCACCACACCCTCGCCGAGGCGGGCCGCGTCCTGGACGAGGCGGCCGCCCGCCGCAAACTCTCCGGCCGGCACACCGTCATCGCCATCGCGGGCGCCACCGGCAGCGGCAAGTCGCAGCTGTTCAACGCCCTCGCCGGCGTGGCCATCTCGGAGACCGGGGTACGTCGCCCGACCACGGCCGCCCCCATCGCGTGCAGCTGGAGCGACGGCGCGGCAGGCCTCATCGACCGGCTGGGCATCCCGGGCCGGCTGCGCCGCCGCCCCGCGCACAACCCGGACAACGAGGCGGAGCTGCGCGGGCTCGTCCTGGTCGACCTGCCCGACCACGACTCCGCCGCCGTACAGCACCGCGAACAGGTCGACCGGATCCTGAAGCTGGTCGACGCGGTGATCTGGGTGGTCGACCCCGAGAAGTACGCCGACGCCGTCCTGCACGAGCGCTATCTGCGGCCCATGTCCGGCCACGCCGAGATCATGTTCGTCGTCCTCAACCAGGTCGACCGGCTGCCCGGGGAGGCCGCCGACCAGGTCCTGGACGATCTGCGGCGGCTGCTGGACGAGGACGGCGTGGCGCTCGGCGAACACGGCGAACCGGGCGCCAACGTGCTCGCCCTGTCCGCGCTCACCGGCGAGGGCGTCGGCGAACTGCGCGAGGCGCTCGGCCAGTTCGTGGCGGAGCGGGGCGCGGCGGCCCGCCGGGTCGCGGCCGACGTGGACTCCGCCGCGGCCGACCTGCGGCCCGTCTACGCCGCCGAACGGCGCGTCGGTCTCAGCGAGGAGGCACGCGAGGAGTTCGCGGCGCGGCTCGCGGACGCGGTGGGCGCCACCGCGGCGGGCGACGCCGCCGAGCGAGCCTGGCTGCGCAACGCCAACCGCGCCTGCGGCACGCCCTGGCTGCGGCTGTGGCGCTGGTACCAGGGGCGCGGCGACGCCACGACGGGCCGCCATGCGGTGCGTCCCCAGGCCGAGGAGGAGATCACGGCCCGGCAGCGGGTGGAGCACGCGGTCCGTACGGTGGCCGACCGGGCCTCGTCGGGGCTGCCCGGGCCCTGGGCGCAGGCGGTGCGCGAGGCGGCCGTACGCGGCGCGCACGGGCTGTCGGAGGCGCTGGACGAACTGGCGGCGCGGGCCGGACTGCCGCCCGGCCGGCCGCCGCGGCCGGGCTGGTGGCCGGTGGCGGTGCTGGTCCAGGCGGCCATGACGCTGCTGCAGATCGTGGGCGGCGT contains:
- a CDS encoding D-2-hydroxyacid dehydrogenase family protein: MRLRCAVLDDFQGVATELADWSVLEDTVEVFSLREHLDGEDALVAALAGCDIVVTLRERVPFPGSLFARLPRLKLLIASGMRNTVIDYAAAKAHGVTVCGTQSSGIPPAELTWALLLGLARGLVEESTALRANGPWQSTVGADLHGARLGVLGLGRIGGHVARVGLAFGMRVSAWSPRLTKERAAEHGVELAGSKEDLLATGDFVTVQVPGGDGTRGLIGAAELSLMKPTAYLINTSRASVVDQDALLAALHAGRIAGAGVDVFDIEPLPADHPMRTAPRLLATPHLGYVSHANYTTYYRQAVEDIQAYLAGTPLRLLS
- a CDS encoding GTPase is translated as MTAATDQDHMEHTDHMAPTEHSGHMNSEVVNPGERGDLLGELVPPGPGAPGDTAVEAPGTAAASAVPEDRTEAPGLDSAPAASAADAVENWAEAEAEAEGEDAEDDQRDQRDQRDHRGRRDGRDGRDGRDGRDASDAEAAGMDPQRRWHARGVSRGASRGAQEDAAAEPQIRGPLAGSPRERDARVTDQDMGRAAAPALGRSADAAGGRGFRPPHRTPRQPGPSDAAPLRRRSEAVTDTDSGVGSGADSSSSPSSDSGSESAETWDDGLIARRITDAGAAALAAERETDTRGQGSNPPPPLAYDGPLRSRLDALRELVGLSRARLDHHTLAEAGRVLDEAAARRKLSGRHTVIAIAGATGSGKSQLFNALAGVAISETGVRRPTTAAPIACSWSDGAAGLIDRLGIPGRLRRRPAHNPDNEAELRGLVLVDLPDHDSAAVQHREQVDRILKLVDAVIWVVDPEKYADAVLHERYLRPMSGHAEIMFVVLNQVDRLPGEAADQVLDDLRRLLDEDGVALGEHGEPGANVLALSALTGEGVGELREALGQFVAERGAAARRVAADVDSAAADLRPVYAAERRVGLSEEAREEFAARLADAVGATAAGDAAERAWLRNANRACGTPWLRLWRWYQGRGDATTGRHAVRPQAEEEITARQRVEHAVRTVADRASSGLPGPWAQAVREAAVRGAHGLSEALDELAARAGLPPGRPPRPGWWPVAVLVQAAMTLLQIVGGVWLAAQIAGVMGPNLGVPVLLMVCGIIGGPLVEWGCRMAARGPARRYGQEAERRLREAAAGCGRARVLDPVAAELLRYREVREQYGRVARTGSGATVG
- a CDS encoding dynamin family protein is translated as MVTLDVRPQLLDTLSALRDRVAATRFPLPLPGAARARANRDELLAQLDDYLVPRLREPEAPLLAVVGGSTGAGKSTLVNSLVGRRVSEAGVLRPTTRTPVLVCHPEDHHWFSTMRVLPELTRVWAAQQDPVDDLLLPAREEPMRVLRIETAETLPRGLALLDAPDIDSLIADNRVLAAELICAADIWIMVTTATRYADAVPWHLLRTAKEYDATLVTVLDRVPHQVVSEVSRQYGALLTKAGLGDVPRFTVPELPESAWGAGLLPATAVAPLKNWLVHHAQDPAARQHVMARTAYGLLDSLQSRMPELASAAAAQYAAALRLTSAVDAAYDTEHARVRGRLQSGAVLAGDALKRWRAFPLDCTPAELLDALVESLGALLLCSVTAADERIDEAWRHEPAAGAPGLAERGLSVETAEHRIGLAVRRWRRELEEYAEDEVRVLERTSAPDPEIVASVVATALLGGRRARNAGEGLASRMGAQGALRLRERAGRLLTEYVDRVMNAERERRLAALESLDVQPAPQAELIAALSVLQKER